A region of the Mustela nigripes isolate SB6536 unplaced genomic scaffold, MUSNIG.SB6536 HiC_scaffold_50, whole genome shotgun sequence genome:
GTATGACCTCAAGAAATAAAAGGGGATTACCTAGCTAATAGAGTGTCCCCTAAAACATAAGGATTTTACAATTATTTGAAACTGGTGCTTTCTGCTCAGTCAACCAAGAACAACCAAGTTGAAGCTTCACGGACCGACATGATGTAACTGAAGTGTCTAATATAAGGAAGTCATTTGAAGAAGGAAAAGCCTCCCAGGCTGTGGATATAAGTGTATAAAACATTACTTGTAAACAGAGAACACCAGAATTCAGTATGAAAAAGGGCAGGGAAAACACTgggtcaaaaccacagtgatgctaggcaggcaagagaggcagagacacagcaGTGAACATAAAAAGCATGGGTCTTGACATGGCTGTTTGTACCTGACTGTCTCCTCTGTACATGCAAATGACTCAACACTAACCAGTGTACATGTTCATTCTTGAAGGAATGAATTTTCATGTTCCTTGATGATGTTAAcaccacaataaaaagataagattCTCAATTGGCTTCTAGGTGAATCTgaactatgaagaaaaatttgaaacaCCCATTTATCTTTTGTCATCTAAGATCAACTTCTTTCTCCATAACTTCCTCATGGCATCTTTCACCTCTGCATTCCTCAATGTGTAAATCAGAGGATTGATCAAAGGTATTCCAAGGGTATAAAACGCAGCTATCATCTTATCCATGGGGAAGGTGGTTGCAGGGCGTGTGTAAATAAATATGCAAGGACCAAAGAACAAGATGACCACAATGATGTGGGAGATGCAAGTGGAGAAGGCTTTTCTCCTCCCTTTAGCACTGTGGTTTCTCAGAGAATACAAGATAATAACATAGGAGCACATCAGCATGACAAAACTCACTGTACAAATGGCCCCACTATTGGACACCAACAGTAGGTTGATCACATAGGTGTCTGCACAGGCAAGTTTCAACAAGGGCTGCAAGTCACAAAAATAGTGATCAATCACATTGGGACCACAGAAGGATAAACTCAAGGTCAAAGAAAGCTGAGCTGAAGAATGTACACAGGACCCCATCCAGGCCATAGCCATCAGCACAGCACAGATCTGAGGACTCATGATGGTTGTGTAGTGCAGAggcttacagatggccacatagcggtcagcAGCCATGAGGATAAGGATGAAGATCCCCAAGCAGCCAaagaaatgtagtgaaaagacTTGTAACATGCACTCACTGAAAGAGATAGTGGTCTTCCTCAAAAGGGCATCCACAATCATTCTAGGGGCTACGCAAGTACAGAGGCAGGTGTCAGATAAAGATAGGTGGAAAATGAAGAAGTACATTGGACTCCCGAGTGTCTGGCTGGTCTTGATAGTAGTAATAATCAGAAAGTTACCCAGCAACGTCCCCAaatagaaaagcaagaaaatgacaAACCCTATTTTCTTTCTAACAGGATCCTGGGTCAACCCAAGCAGAATGAATTCAGTCACGTTATTATTCAGCTGCATTATTTCATCAATTAGGAGACGCTTGAGTATGAATTTGTTGATCTGCCAAAAATAAAGGTATTAATTCATGGGGTGATGTGTGATTTAATGGAGCATTGTAAGCAAACTAAATATTCCTCATCAATATTTTGGGGGTGATTTTTCACAAGTCACCTCAAT
Encoded here:
- the LOC132008085 gene encoding olfactory receptor 4C16-like, translated to MQLNNNVTEFILLGLTQDPVRKKIGFVIFLLFYLGTLLGNFLIITTIKTSQTLGSPMYFFIFHLSLSDTCLCTCVAPRMIVDALLRKTTISFSECMLQVFSLHFFGCLGIFILILMAADRYVAICKPLHYTTIMSPQICAVLMAMAWMGSCVHSSAQLSLTLSLSFCGPNVIDHYFCDLQPLLKLACADTYVINLLLVSNSGAICTVSFVMLMCSYVIILYSLRNHSAKGRRKAFSTCISHIIVVILFFGPCIFIYTRPATTFPMDKMIAAFYTLGIPLINPLIYTLRNAEVKDAMRKLWRKKLILDDKR